GGTTTCCAGCCGACGGGATCGGGGGAGAAAACGACGAAAGCAAGAACACTGAAAACGACGCTGTCGACCAGTGCCGAAATCCAGGTGGAAAGGTTATTGCGGAGCCAGAGATACTTGCCATGCGTCACGGCGCGCAACCGGCTGAAGACCCAGATGTCGTTGAACTGGCTGATGAGATAGGCGGCAAGACTGGCGATGAGGATCCCCGGTGCGGGGAGGAAGATGGCCTCGAGGTTTTCCTGCATTTGCGCGGCTGAGGCTCCGAGAGCTCCGTCAGAGGGATCGAGCGGACGGAAGGCGAGGGCCGCGAAGAGAAAGAGATCGAAGAGAACCAACCCGGCAAATCCGAGGATCACCCCTCGGCGGGCCGCGGGGGCACCGTGATACTCCGTAAGAATATCAGTGCAAAGAAAGGTGGTGGAGAAAAGGATGGTCCCCAGCGCGACCGGATCGGGAAAGACTGAAAATTGGGTCAGCTTGAGGACATGAAGATTCCCTCCGATGATCGCGACGGCCATGTAGACATAGAGGCCTGCGGGGCCCATCCAGCGGTGGAGGACGAGGATCACCGCGAACGCGGTGAGCAGAAGGCAAACCCAGATGATCTCCGGTGGGAGAGCCTGGAGGCTGTCGAGAAGTTCCCTCACTGCGGGACTGGCTGATGGTTGGACCGAAAGTCGGTCCGATCAGATGAAGTACTCGATGTAGGCTTTCTCACGAAGCCGCTGAAGCCAATTTTCCTGGGCTTCACGAGCGATCTGGTCGGAAAGCATTTCTTCAATCGTGCCTCGGACTTCTGCGAGAGGAATTGGGCCGGGCTCGCGGATCTTTTCGACGTAGAAAAAGAAAATGCTCTTCTGAAAAGAGACCGGATCACTGACCGCGCCTTCCGGAAGGGCGAAAACGACATCACTGAGTTCGCGGCGGAGGTCCGAGCTGCCAACCCACCCGAGGCTACCCCCACGGCGGGCCAGGCCGTCCATGCTCATCTTCCGGGCGACCTCTTGGAAAGAGGTGCCATCGGCGAGCATTTCTTCCACGGTGGCGGTCTTCTCCTCTACCGTTTCTCCCTCACTGCTGGGAGTCAGGGAGATTTGGAAGAGTTTGACCTCCTTGCCCCGTTGGAATTGCGCCTGGTTCTCCTCGTAAAATTCTTTGATCATCTGCGGGCTGATCTCGGCCTGATTGCGTCGCATCTGCTGTTTCATCACCTGCACGATGATTTTGTCTTTCAGATCATCGCGAAAATCACGCACCGTTTGGTCCTGACTACGCAGGTAGGTGAGGAAGCGGTCCCGTTCGCCGTTGAAGTCTTCTTGGATCACATCGTTGAACTCACCCTCAATGTAGGATTTCGGAATCGTCATCCCCTTGGTGTGGAAATTCTCCACGATCAGAATCTGGTCGATCAGGTTTTGCAGCACATCCCGTTGCAGGCGGTTCAGGTTGGCGTTGTATTCCTGCTCGTTTGAAGAAATGCGGGAGACCTGCCGGAGGAGGGGCTCCATCTCGCGGCGAACTTGCTCAAAGGTGATGATTTTCCCCTCAACCTTGGCGGCGATCGCGTTGGGGCGATCGGGTTCCCACATCTGGTCGACGCTTTCCTGAGCGGAAAGAATCGAGCCTGCGAGGAAAAGAATCAGGCCGATAGGCCGAAGAAAAAGGTGGTGGAGGTTCATAGACGCGCAATCATCCTAGTGATTTCTGCCAATCTGGAAAGGGGCTTTTTCTGGGTCAAGCGGGGAAAGCGCGATCCGATTTTTACGTAGCTCCCTTCCTTCCCGGTTCTTTTGAGCCGGAGAAGGGGTCCTTCGGTCGCGACAGAGGCGATTTGGTGATACTCGGCTTCGAGGCGAATCCGGGTGACGGCGAGGAGAATCTTCACGGATTCGGGCATTTTGCCGAAGCGGTCGGCGATCTCCTTTTCGATCCGGTCCATCTCTTCCCGGTTCGAAACGAGTCCGAGGCGACGGTAGAGGTCGACGCGGATGCGTGACTCGGGAATATACTCGCCCGGGATCTCGGCGGCCACGGTTTTGATGCGGCCAGAGTCCACGGCCTCTTTGCGGAAAACTTCGAACCGGGCTTCTCCGACGGGCCTTGCCCGCACTCCACCCATACCGCGGTTGATGAAATCGAGCCGCACCTCGGCCCGGACGTGGGAAGCCGTGACCTCTCCTTTGAGCCGAGCGATGCTCTGGCGGAGCAATTGGCAGTAGAGGTCGAAGCCGACTCCCGCGATTTCTCCACTCTGTTCGGAGCCGATCAAATTCCCGGCTCCGCGAAGCTCCAAATCTTTCATCGCAATCCGGTAGCCGGCTCCAAGCTGGTTGTATTGGCGGATGGCCGACAACCGTTTGCGGGCCGATTCGAGGACGCCGGTGTGGCGGTGGAGGAGGAGATAGGCGTAGGCTTGCCGATTGAATCGTCCTACGCGGCCTCGCAACTGGTAGAGTTGGGAGAGTCCAAACCGGTCGGCCCCCTCGATGATCATCGTATTGCAGTTCGGGATATCCAGTCCGGACTCGATAATGGTGGTGCAGAGGAGGAGGTCGTAGCGTCCGGCGACAAACTCGGTCATTACCTGCTCAAGTTCGCCTTCTTCCATCTGCCCGTGCCCGACGGCGATCCGGAGGCGCGGAAACATAGCGCTGAGTTTTTTTTCGACGGCGCGAATCGTTTTCACCCGGTTGTGCAGGTAAAAGACTTGGCCGCCGCGGCTGATTTCCTGATCGACGGCCGAACGGATGAGACCCTCGGAATAGGGGTGCACCATGGTCTCGACCGGAAGTCGATCGCGGGGTGGGGTTTCGATCACACTCAGATCGCGGGCGCCGGCGAGGGCGAGGTAGAGTGTGCGGGGGATCGGGGTCGCACTCATGCTGAGTACGTCGACGTGGGTGCGCATCCGCTTGAGCTCCTCTTTCTGTCGGACTCCGAAACGATGCTCCTCATCGATGACGAGAAGGCCGAGGTCTTTGAACTTTACCGATTTACTCAGCAAGCTGTGAGTTCCGACGACCACGTCGATGCGTCCATGCTTCAATTGCTGCCGGATACGTTTCTGTTCGCTTGGAGTGCGGAAGCGGCTGAGCATTTCCACACTGAGTGGGAAATCGGCGAATCGGTCGCGAAAGCTCTGAAAATGTTGCTGGCACAGAACCGTGGTCGGCACGAGGAGGGCCGCTTGCTTCCCATCCATCACCGCTTTGAAAATGGCGCGGATGGCCACCTCGGTTTTGCCGAAACCGACATCTCCGCAGACCAGGCGGTCCATCGGGCGATCTTTTTCCATGTCGCGTTTAGCGGATTGGATGGCGGCCAGCTGGTCGGGAGTCTCTCGAAAAGGGAAGGAGGACTCGAAGTCTGTCTGCCACGGGGTGTCTTCGGCGAAGGCGTGGCCAGGGGTGGTGACTCGCTTTGCTTGGATCTCGAGGAGCTGGGCCGCGAGGTCGAGGGTGGAATTCTCGGCAGAGCGGCGGGCCTTCTCCCAAATCCCCGATCCCGGCTTACCCAGCTTGGGAGTGGACTTACGCAGGCCGACATAGCGGGAGAGGAGGTGAGCCTCCGTCAGGGGCAGCGAGATACGAATGCCCTCGGCGAATTCGAGGGTGATGAGTTCGCGGGTTTCCCCGTCAATCTCCTTCGGGGCGATGCCGCGGAAGATACAGATCCCGTGGGTGAGGTGCACGAGGTGATCGCCCTCGACCATTTCCGAAAAATCGAGAAGGCCATCGACGGCGTTGCGGGTCGGCAGGGCCCGTTCAGAAATCTTTTCGAGGCGAGTGCGGTCACGGCCGAAGATTTCCCGGTCGGTGATGTAGAGTTCGTCGCCGGTTTCAGTTTCCCGCCAAGCGCCTTTCCGAAGATTGCCGTGGAGGATGGGAGGATCGAAGTCACGGAGGATGGCGTCCTGAGCCATCCACTCGCGGAATCGGTTCTCCTCGCTCTCTCCGGGAAGTACTAGGTGGACTTTGGCGCCTTCGGAGGCGAGTTGGGCGACTTTGTGGAGGAATCGTAGGCGGGTCGATTCCTCGTGGGCGGTGCGGTCGGCCCCGAGGAGGCCGCGGATGAGTTCGCCGCGGAGAATCTCGGGATCCTTGGTCGTGAGCGGAATATTTTCGGAGACGAGAGCCAGGGGCAGCACCGTTTCGACTTCGGACAGGAGGAGGGCGGAATCCTTTTCCGCGCCCGGTCGCTCAAAAATGCGGGCGAGAGTGGGGGCTCCGCTTGAACTCGGTGCAGGCAGTTTCCCCTTTCCGTGGGTTGGGCGTTCTGGCTTTTCGAAAAGTATGGGGTGCTCGCGGCGAAGGGTATCGGGCTCCTCCAGAATCCAAGTGGTCGGGCGGTCGAGGTAATCGGCGAGAGCTCCGTCGGAGACTCCCTCCGCACTTCCTTGTGTCGGTCCGATCCAGACCTCCCGTAAATTTCCCTCCGAGAGCTGACTGGTGGGATCGAAGGGGCGGATGCTCTCGACCTCGTCGCCAAAGAAATCAATGCGCACCGGATGTGCGAGGCTGACCGGATAGACATCCAGCAGGTTCCCCCGAACAGCAAATTCCCCGGGCCGCTCGCAGACGGGTTCGTTGTCGTAGCCCAGTTCTTCCGAAAGTCTCCGGGCCAGTTCGGCCGGAGGAATTTCCTCCCCCGTGCGGATGGCCAGCCGCTGCGCCCGCAATTGGCTTCGGGGAATGACTGGGTCGAGCAGGGCGTCGGGAGTGGTGACAAAGAGGAGGTTATCCCCTTTCTTCCGGTCGAGGAGAGCTGCGAGAGCCGCAGCGCGATCCCACTCCGCCTCGACTCGGGCACCATCGCTGGCCCCCGATTCCTTGGCGAGAGGAGGGAAGGGGAGAATCCGAAAGGAAAGTCCCAGCTGATCCCGGAAAAAACTAATTTCCACGGCCCGTTGCAGGGCGGTCCGGAATTTGGGCGCGAGGAGAAAGGACTGGGTGCTCCGATGTTCTCGGAGCCAGTCCGCAGCCATCCAGCCCAGAGCGGATTCCACCACCCCGGAATAGCGATCCAGATGGCCTGGAAAATGGACCGGCTCCATCTCCTAAGCGGGAACGGGAGAAGCCAAAAACGCAACTGGAAATGATCGATCGCCCTGAGCGAAGTAGCCGATCTTCTTGGTCAAAGTGAAAATGGCGAATAAGTAGGTCGATCCGGTGTCCGGCAATCCCTGGAGCGGAAGCGCGATAGCGATTTCGATGATCTTCGGCGGGAAGCGGTCTCCTCTGCGGACTCCGTTAGAAATGGCTCTCGCCATTCCTCTACGCAATGCACGGGGTCCGGCAATCCCTGGAGCGGAAGCGCGATAGCGATTTCGATGATCTTCGGCGGGAAGCGGTCTCCCCTGCGGTCTCCGTTAGAAATGGCTCTCGCCATTCCTCTCCACAATGCATGGTGTCCCGCAATCTTTGGAGCGGAAGCGCGATAGCGATTTCGATGATCTTCGGCGGGAAGCGTTCTCCCCTGTGGTTTCCGTTAGAAATGGCTTTCGCCATTCCTCTCCACAATGCACGGTGTCCGGCAATCTTTGGAGCGGAAGCGCGATAGCGATTTCGATGATCTTCGGCGGGAAGCAGGCTCTTCTGCGGACTCCGCTAGAAATGGCTCTCGCCATTCCTCTACGCAATGCACGGGTGTCCGGCAATCTCTGGAGCGGAAGCGCGATAGCGATTTCGATGATCTTCGTACGCAATGCACGGGTGTCCGGCAATCTCTGGAGCGGAAGCGCGATAGCGATTTCGATGATCTTCGGCGGGAAGCGTTCTCCCCTGTGGTTTCCGCTAGAAATGGCTCTCGCCATTCCTCTACGCAATGCACGGGTGTCCGGCAATCTCTGGAGCGGAAGCGCGATAGCGATTTCGATGATCTTCGGCGGGAAGCGTTCTCCCCTGTGGTTTCCGTTAGAAATGGCTTTCGCCATTCCTCTCCACAATGCACGGGGTCCGGCAATCTCCGGAGCGGAAGCGCGATAGCGATTTCGATAGCGTCGCCGGACCTCAAAAAAAGAGCCCAGATCCGAGATCGACTCGGTCCGGGCTCTGGCGAATCGCTTGGGATTCGCGCGTTTGAAATGGAGGGTTAAGAAGCGGCTTCTTCGGGTTCTTCCGAATTGTCCTTGATGATGTGGATATCCTGTTGCGGGAACGGGATGGAGATTCCGTTTGCATCGAAGGCTTTCTTGAGCTTTTCGCGACTTTCGGAGAGGACGCCCCACCAGTTGGAGGGGGCTACCCAGGCGCGGGCCACCATGTCGATGGCGCTGTCGCCGAAGTTCATGAGGGCAACGGTCACGGCCGGATCGTCGAGGACGCGCTCGTCCTTGCTCAACATATCGAGCATGATCTCGCGGGCTTGGTCGACGTCGTCGTCGTAGCTGATCGAGAACTCGATGTCCACGCGGCGGCTTGGATAAGCGTTGATGTTGGTGATGACGCTGTCGAGGAACTTGCCATTCGGGACGATCATTTGCTTTCCGTCGAAGCTCTTCATTTCGGTGGTCAGCATGTCGATGCCCACGATCACTCCGACAACCCCGCCGCCGTCGATGACGTCACCGGTTTTGAAGGGGCGGAAGAGGAGGATCATCACGCCAGCCGCAAAGTTGGAGAGAGAGCCTTGGAGGGCGAGACCGACGGCCAAGCCGGCGGCACCGAGAATGGCGACGACCGAGGTGGTGGGAACGCCGAGCTTACCGAGGGCGGCGACAATGACCACGGCCATCAAAAGGTAGTATAGTACGCTGGCGGCAAAGCGGCTCAGGGAAGCCTCAATGTTCCGCTTTTCGCAGACCTTGGTGAAAACGGTGCGGGCGACACCGGCGAGCCACTTTCCGACAAAAAAGATAATGGCGGCGGTGGCTAGATTGAGAGCCCATTCCGCGACCATGTTGTCGATGTTGTCCATCGTCGGCATCTGCGCCAGGGAGAGAAGTTGATTCATTGTATTTCAGTGTTGGTTTCGTGATTTGAGAACGTCGGAATAGGTTTTTCCTAGGATGCAGAAGGTCAATCACTTATTCGCCCTATCCACCGAGGGATAACGGTTTTGAGACAGACAGATTTTTCTGCCGGTCGGGTGTCCCGGATCGCCCGCTTAGTGACGGGATTTCGGATCGAGGAGATCGCGGAGGCTGTCGCCCAGAAAGTTCAAACTGAGGAGGGTGAGGGCGAACAGAATCGCGGGGAAGATGAGCATCCAGGGGTAGGTCTGCATTCGCTCCGCTCCTTCGTTGAGGAGGACGCCCCAGGAGCTGTTGGGTGGCTGAACCCCCAAGCCGAGAAAGCTGAGCACGGATTCGAGGAGGATGACCGTGGGCACGGTGAGAGTTGCGTAGACAATCACCGGGGGAAGGGTATTGGGAAGAATATGGCGGCAGAGGATTTTTCCGTGGCTCAGGCCAAGGCAGCGGGCGGCGTCGACAAAGGGTAACTTTTTGAGGGAAAGGACTTCGCCGCGTACAATGCGGGCCGTGGTCAGCCACTCCACGGCTCCGATCGCCAGAAAGAGGAGGAGGAGGGATTTGGGGAAGACGACCATCAGGAGGATGACGAAGATGAGGAACGGCAGGGCGTAGAGAATGTCGACGCAGCGCATCATCAGTGAGTCGACCTTTCCGCCGACGTAGCCAGCGATGCCGCCGTAGAAGATTCCGATGGTGACCGAAACGAGAGTCGCGGCGATGCCCACGGCGATGGAGAGCCGTCCGCCGACGAGGGTTCGGGCGAAGAGGTCGCGGCCGAGTTCATCCGTGCCGACGAGAAAGCGCAGGGGAGAGGGCTGCAGGGTGAAGCTGCTGACGAATTGGTCTGGAGGTCCGGGGAGAGAGGCCAGCCCATCGGGAAGACGGGAGGCGAGCTGGGCGAAAAAGGGGTCGACGGACGAGGGGTGTATCCATACAGGGCGGACGGGCCCTCCTTCGTCGGTGCGAATGATTGGCGGCACCTCGATCCAGGCCAGAGGTTCGCCTGCCTGCAGAGAGACGGCGGTTTCGTCCGGGAGAGAGCTTCTCCCGTTCTCGATCAGGCGGGTCGCCCGGGATTGGTCGATGAGGCGCTCTTCTACGGAACTCTTGGAGGTTGGGATCAGCTCGTAGATGGGGGCGAGAGGGGCGGTGGCCCCGAGTGAGAGGCGGGTCTCATTGGGGTCGTGGGTGCCGAGTGCCGGGATCAGCCAGCAGGAAAGGGTAATGAGGATAAAGACTGTGAGGGAGAGGACTGCCGGGGGGTGGCGCAGGATTCGCCGACCAATGCCGATCTCTGGATTTGCTGGGGTAGAATTCTTCATTGTCCCAAGGTCTCCCGGATGCGTGGGTTGAGGGCGGCCTGTAGCAGGTC
The Puniceicoccus vermicola genome window above contains:
- a CDS encoding queuosine precursor transporter, with translation MRELLDSLQALPPEIIWVCLLLTAFAVILVLHRWMGPAGLYVYMAVAIIGGNLHVLKLTQFSVFPDPVALGTILFSTTFLCTDILTEYHGAPAARRGVILGFAGLVLFDLFLFAALAFRPLDPSDGALGASAAQMQENLEAIFLPAPGILIASLAAYLISQFNDIWVFSRLRAVTHGKYLWLRNNLSTWISALVDSVVFSVLAFVVFSPDPVGWKPLIFTYILGTYGLRVAVAILDSPIVYWAKPPKSETLSQP
- a CDS encoding peptidylprolyl isomerase, translated to MNLHHLFLRPIGLILFLAGSILSAQESVDQMWEPDRPNAIAAKVEGKIITFEQVRREMEPLLRQVSRISSNEQEYNANLNRLQRDVLQNLIDQILIVENFHTKGMTIPKSYIEGEFNDVIQEDFNGERDRFLTYLRSQDQTVRDFRDDLKDKIIVQVMKQQMRRNQAEISPQMIKEFYEENQAQFQRGKEVKLFQISLTPSSEGETVEEKTATVEEMLADGTSFQEVARKMSMDGLARRGGSLGWVGSSDLRRELSDVVFALPEGAVSDPVSFQKSIFFFYVEKIREPGPIPLAEVRGTIEEMLSDQIAREAQENWLQRLREKAYIEYFI
- the mfd gene encoding transcription-repair coupling factor, with translation MEPVHFPGHLDRYSGVVESALGWMAADWLREHRSTQSFLLAPKFRTALQRAVEISFFRDQLGLSFRILPFPPLAKESGASDGARVEAEWDRAAALAALLDRKKGDNLLFVTTPDALLDPVIPRSQLRAQRLAIRTGEEIPPAELARRLSEELGYDNEPVCERPGEFAVRGNLLDVYPVSLAHPVRIDFFGDEVESIRPFDPTSQLSEGNLREVWIGPTQGSAEGVSDGALADYLDRPTTWILEEPDTLRREHPILFEKPERPTHGKGKLPAPSSSGAPTLARIFERPGAEKDSALLLSEVETVLPLALVSENIPLTTKDPEILRGELIRGLLGADRTAHEESTRLRFLHKVAQLASEGAKVHLVLPGESEENRFREWMAQDAILRDFDPPILHGNLRKGAWRETETGDELYITDREIFGRDRTRLEKISERALPTRNAVDGLLDFSEMVEGDHLVHLTHGICIFRGIAPKEIDGETRELITLEFAEGIRISLPLTEAHLLSRYVGLRKSTPKLGKPGSGIWEKARRSAENSTLDLAAQLLEIQAKRVTTPGHAFAEDTPWQTDFESSFPFRETPDQLAAIQSAKRDMEKDRPMDRLVCGDVGFGKTEVAIRAIFKAVMDGKQAALLVPTTVLCQQHFQSFRDRFADFPLSVEMLSRFRTPSEQKRIRQQLKHGRIDVVVGTHSLLSKSVKFKDLGLLVIDEEHRFGVRQKEELKRMRTHVDVLSMSATPIPRTLYLALAGARDLSVIETPPRDRLPVETMVHPYSEGLIRSAVDQEISRGGQVFYLHNRVKTIRAVEKKLSAMFPRLRIAVGHGQMEEGELEQVMTEFVAGRYDLLLCTTIIESGLDIPNCNTMIIEGADRFGLSQLYQLRGRVGRFNRQAYAYLLLHRHTGVLESARKRLSAIRQYNQLGAGYRIAMKDLELRGAGNLIGSEQSGEIAGVGFDLYCQLLRQSIARLKGEVTASHVRAEVRLDFINRGMGGVRARPVGEARFEVFRKEAVDSGRIKTVAAEIPGEYIPESRIRVDLYRRLGLVSNREEMDRIEKEIADRFGKMPESVKILLAVTRIRLEAEYHQIASVATEGPLLRLKRTGKEGSYVKIGSRFPRLTQKKPLSRLAEITRMIARL
- a CDS encoding mechanosensitive ion channel family protein translates to MNQLLSLAQMPTMDNIDNMVAEWALNLATAAIIFFVGKWLAGVARTVFTKVCEKRNIEASLSRFAASVLYYLLMAVVIVAALGKLGVPTTSVVAILGAAGLAVGLALQGSLSNFAAGVMILLFRPFKTGDVIDGGGVVGVIVGIDMLTTEMKSFDGKQMIVPNGKFLDSVITNINAYPSRRVDIEFSISYDDDVDQAREIMLDMLSKDERVLDDPAVTVALMNFGDSAIDMVARAWVAPSNWWGVLSESREKLKKAFDANGISIPFPQQDIHIIKDNSEEPEEAAS